Proteins co-encoded in one Prunus persica cultivar Lovell chromosome G6, Prunus_persica_NCBIv2, whole genome shotgun sequence genomic window:
- the LOC18772345 gene encoding uncharacterized protein LOC18772345, protein MVTGWRRAFCTSIPKDRDTKVIIEKQQQQQQQQQQHCNNRSNQQSPKISSKFGFFSNPSTPRLQSQSQPVSSSPGLRCRTTAPSTTITTTNTPTSSLPNSPKLQCNISATTNPKKISSYSPRLLFQFQRSNPSSPKSPSSFSLLKSTLRLSKSRCGICLQSVKSGQGTAIFTAECSHSFHFGCIATHVKKNQLLLCPVCNTTWKELPLISVHNNTNNKQQTQQQVPISSPKKPRDVKTKPLRVYNDDEPLSSPTSGSRFNPIPEENDDENDAVEFQGFFVNPSSKPPSTRSSTDRNVKNVEVSLLPESAVVAVGRSYETYAVVLKIKAPQPIASETASLQRRAPIDLVTVVDVSAGASNAKIQMMKRAMRLIVSSLRDTDRLSIVAFSSTSKRLLPLRRMTSAGRRSARRIVDALCGVGNGMCVNDALKKAAKVLQDRRERNAVASIMLLSEGSQDANQKRSSSPVVSSTRFPHLDIPVHTVGLGDGSDDSLAQCLGGLLSVVVQDLSLQLGVVSGSALAEIAAVYSLTGRPAALGSGSIRLGDLYAGEERELLVELKASASTSTATGGPHSPHNVMSVRSTHRDPSSNELVCSKERVLLVPRSQTVRSASSNPNIERLRNLHVAARAVAESRRFVERSSDFSGAYHLLSSARSLLLQTSSASAEEFLRGLEGEMAELQRRRQVQLQAEVEAKQSKRGGANNGHLEEKQEPLTPTSAWRAAERLAKVATIRKSLNRVSDLHGFENARF, encoded by the exons ATGGTGACTGGGTGGCGAAGGGCCTTCTGCACATCAATCCCAAAAGATAGAGACACCAAAGTGATTATAgaaaagcagcagcagcagcagcaacaacaacaacaacattgCAACAACCGCAGCAATCAACAGAGCCCCAAAATCAGCTCCAAATTTGGGTTCTTCTCTAACCCATCAACGCCTCGGTTGCAATCTCAATCTCAACCAGTCTCCTCAAGCCCCGGCCTCCGCTGTCGAACCACTGCCccctccaccaccatcaccaccacaaaCACACCTACTTCCTCACTACCCAACAGCCCAAAACTCCAATGCAACATCTCAGCCACCACAAACCCTAAGAAAATCAGCAGCTACAGCCCAAGACTACTTTTCCAGTTCCAACGCTCAAACCCATCATCACCAAAATCACCGTCCAGCTTCTCCCTCCTCAAGTCCACCTTACGCCTCTCCAAA AGTAGATGTGGAATCTGCTTACAGAGTGTGAAAAGTGGTCAAGGCACAGCCATTTTCACAGCTGAGTGCTCGCATTCCTTTCATTTTGGCTGCATAGCCACCCATGTCAAGAAGAACCAGCTCCTCCTGTGCCCTGTCTGCAACACCACCTGGAAGGAGCTGCCTTTAATCTCTGTCCATAATAATACCAATAATAAGCAACAAACCCAACAGCAGGTGCCAATATCATCACCCAAGAAGCCCAGAGATGTCAAGACCAAGCCTTTGAGGGTTTACAACGACGACGAGCCCCTCTCGTCCCCAACTTCCGGTTCTCGCTTCAACCCAATCCCTGAAGAAAACGACGACGAAAACGACGCCGTCGAGTTCCAAGGCTTCTTCGTCAACCCGAGTTCCAAACCTCCCTCCACTCGGAGTTCAACTGACCGGAATGTGAAGAACGTGGAGGTCAGTCTGTTGCCGGAATCGGCCGTTGTGGCAGTCGGAAGGAGCTACGAGACGTACGCGGTGGTTCTCAAAATCAAAGCTCCGCAACCTATTGCGTCCGAAACGGCGTCGTTGCAGCGCCGAGCTCCCATCGACTTGGTGACGGTGGTGGACGTGAGCGCGGGCGCGAGCAACGCGAAGATTCAGATGATGAAACGCGCTATGCGACTCATCGTTTCGTCGCTCCGCGATACCGACCGTCTCTCCATCGTCGCCTTCTCTTCAACCTCGAAGCGGCTGTTGCCGCTCCGGCGAATGACCTCCGCCGGCCGAAGGTCGGCGCGTCGGATCGTAGACGCGCTCTGTGGCGTCGGCAATGGAATGTGCGTAAACGACGCGCTTAAGAAAGCCGCGAAGGTGCTCCAGGATCGCCGCGAGCGAAATGCCGTCGCGAGCATCATGCTCCTATCGGAGGGCTCTCAGGACGCCAATCAGAAGCGCTCGTCTTCACCCGTCGTGTCCTCCACGCGCTTCCCTCACCTCGACATCCCCGTCCACACTGTCGGCCTCGGCGACGGCAGTGACGACTCGCTGGCGCAATGCTTGGGGGGATTGCTGAGCGTCGTCGTTCAGGATCTCAGTCTCCAACTCGGCGTCGTTTCGGGTTCCGCTCTGGCGGAGATCGCAGCCGTTTATTCTCTCACGGGTCGCCCGGCGGCACTCGGATCCGGGTCGATCCGACTTGGAGACCTCTACGCCGGAGAGGAGAGGGAGTTGTTAGTCGAATTGAAAGCGTCGGCATCAACCAGCACCGCCACCGGTGGGCCCCACTCTCCCCACAACGTGATGTCCGTACGCTCCACACACAGAGACCCGTCGTCCAATGAGCTTGTGTGTTCCAAAGAGCGGGTCCTTCTCGTACCTCGATCTCAGACCGTTCGATCAGCATCATCCAATCCTAACATCGAACGATTGAGGAACCTCCACGTGGCTGCCCGAGCCGTGGCGGAGTCTCGGAGATTTGTGGAGCGGAGCAGCGACTTCTCGGGGGCGTATCACCTGCTGTCGTCGGCGCGGTCCTTGCTCCTCCAGACGAGCTCGGCTTCGGCTGAGGAGTTCTTGCGCGGTTTGGAAGGCGAGATGGCTGAGCTTCAGCGGCGCAGGCAGGTTCAGCTTCAAGCTGAGGTTGAGGCAAAGCAGAGCAAGAGAGGAGGAGCCAATAATGGACACTTGGAGGAGAAGCAGGAGCCGCTTACGCCAACATCGGCTTGGCGAGCCGCCGAAAGATTGGCCAAGGTGGCTACTATCAGAAAGTCCTTGAACAGAGTCAGCGACTTACACGGCTTCGAAAATGCcagattttag
- the LOC18772319 gene encoding RNA polymerase I termination factor, whose translation MGREKTTYLEFEARKDKKKLKEKRKKDEADRNSSLIEASKDKMGELVQVQKFDKNGGEGVKKKKKRKREMKVADSELKSNLTTEQVLIKDCDKSNGKVMEEVDFADKEKKRKKLFEDDNMDESAKRFNCSKDRDVAELNKVEVDKKKKKKKERREKVGGQLVQNITTDGKETEVESEHSDGKIMENDGIMKKEKRKHTKNTRSEMQENVVEKLGTESSRIQENSFLENDGNVRATGDETSNINIDDVNVEDGNKGKKRAKSEKHMKKAKSDKGSLRTQKSVRGPDLSENSTPKKATKRVSFADDVEVFSPSDGPKDEEKGLVRGKRFSKEEDKLVKEAVLTYIEEHGLGEEGIDKILNCGSNPEIRNCWKDIGGFLPWRPYKSIYYRAHILFERAEERNWTPEEYEMVRLAAMEAKAKGEPKPNWRKVGNELGKHRIHVKDAWRRIKLPNMKKGQWSQEEYQTLFDLVNKDLQMRVLEEKKSKHGMLRDNIKWESISETLGSRTNPVCCQKWYYQLTSPLVTEGLWSDTDDYRLLYALDSLDACCMEDVNWDDLLEHRSGDVCRNRWNQMVKHIGRHGTKSFAEQVEILSKRYCADALEAREVFDSKPACG comes from the coding sequence atGGGACGGGAGAAGACAACATATTTGGAGTTTGAAGCAAGGAAAGACAAGAAAAAGTTGaaggagaaaaggaagaaggatGAAGCTGATAGAAATTCCTCTTTGATTGAAGCCTCTAAGGACAAAATGGGCGAGTTAGTTCAGGTGCAGAAATTTGACAAGAATGGTGGAGAAGGggtcaaaaagaagaagaaaagaaagagggaaATGAAGGTGGCTGATAGTGAATTAAAGTCAAACCTGACTACTGAACAGGTGCTCATAAAAGATTGTGACAAATCCAATGGGAAAGTCATGGAAGAAGTTGACTTTGCCgataaggaaaagaagagaaagaaactcTTTGAGGATGACAATATGGATGAGTCAGCTAAGAGGTTTAACTGCTCTAAAGATAGAGACGTTGCCGAATTGAACAAAGTAGAAgtggataaaaagaaaaaaaagaagaaagagaggagagaaaaggTGGGTGGTCAATTGGTACAGAACATCACAACTGATGGAAAGGAGACTGAAGTAGAAAGTGAGCATTCAGATGGGAAAATCATGGAGAATGATGGAATcatgaagaaagagaaaagaaagcatACAAAGAATACAAGAAGTGAAATGCAGGAAAATGTGGTTGAGAAACTGGGCACAGAAAGCAGTAGAATTCAAGAAAATAGTTTCTTAGAGAATGACGGTAATGTACGTGCAACTGGAGATGAGACAAGCAATATAAACATAGATGATGTGAATGTAGAAGATGGTAATAAAGGGAAGAAGAGGGCCAAGTCTGAGAAACATATGAAAAAAGCTAAGTCGGATAAAGGAAGCCTAAGAACCCAAAAAAGTGTTAGGGGTCCTGATCTTTCTGAAAATTCTACACCAAAGAAAGCCACAAAAAGAGTAAGTTTTGCTGATGATGTGGAGGTCTTTTCACCATCTGATGGCCCAAAAGATGAGGAAAAGGGCTTAGTACGAGGTAAGCGGttttcaaaagaagaagacaagctTGTAAAAGAGGCTGTTTTAACATACATAGAGGAACATGGCTTAGGTGAGGAAGGCATTGACAAGATACTCAATTGTGGATCCAACCCTGAAATAAGAAATTGTTGGAAGGATATTGGGGGATTCTTACCCTGGAGGCCTTATAAGAGCATATATTATCGAGCCcatattttatttgaacgaGCTGAGGAACGTAATTGGACCCCTGAAGAGTATGAAATGGTAAGACTTGCCGCTATGGAAGCTAAGGCTAAAGGTGAACCCAAACCCAATTGGAGAAAGGTGGGTAATGAACTTGGCAAACACAGAATTCATGTCAAGGATGCATGGCGTAGAATAAAACTGCCAAACATGAAGAAAGGACAGTGGTCGCAAGAGGAGTACCAGACTTTATTTGATTTAGTGAACAAGGATCTGCAGATGAGAgtgttggaagaaaaaaaatccaagcaTGGCATGCTGCGAGATAATATTAAGTGGGAGTCAATTAGTGAGACTTTGGGCAGCAGAACCAATCCTGTTTGCTGCCAGAAGTGGTATTACCAATTAACATCACCTTTAGTAACTGAAGGTCTGTGGTCTGATACTGATGATTATCGCCTACTTTATGCTCTCGATAGCTTGGATGCTTGTTGCATGGAAGACGTTAATTGGGATGATTTGCTTGAGCATAGGTCTGGAGATGTATGTCGAAATCGATGGAATCAAATGGTCAAGCACATTGGTCGGCATGGGACTAAATCCTTTGCTGAACAAGTTGAAATTTTGTCGAAGCGTTATTGTGCCGATGCGCTTGAAGCAAGAGAAGTCTTTGATAGTAAGCCTGCCTGTGGTTGA
- the LOC18775209 gene encoding protein RMD5 homolog A yields MELTTIKDAFDRVAKKQKLSSSKAQEVIDQIDQEIQKTLQKIQSSNDCESQVDYKSALAELKVKLNDIAPLSQLESTQKELNGALSKYPKHLEKFFNPDISKAYRNIDFDTHTVNEIIGSHFYQQGLFEIGDCFRTEAKEPESEAAVKSQFQEMFQIVEAMKRRNLEPALNWAVTNSDKLKPNGSDLLLKLQSLQFVEILQKGNRDGALQYARTYLAPFASDHMAEIQKLMVCLLWTGRLDRSPYSHLLSPANWDKVTGELTRQFCNLLGQSYESPLSVTIAAGIQGLPPLLKFMNVMAGKRQEWQSMKQLPVPVELDREFQFHSIFVCPVSKEQSTEENPPMLMSCGHVLCKQSITKMSKNGTKSFKCPYCPSDVNSAQCRPLVF; encoded by the coding sequence ATGGAGCTGACCACCATTAAAGATGCATTTGATCGTGttgcaaagaaacaaaaactgtCAAGCTCTAAAGCTCAGGAAGTGATCGATCAGATTGACCAAGAAATCCAGAAGACATTACAAAAGATCCAATCATCTAATGATTGCGAGTCTCAGGTTGATTATAAGTCTGCCCTTGCTGAACTTAAAGTGAAGCTAAATGATATTGCTCCACTCAGTCAGTTGGAAAGCACGCAGAAGGAACTGAATGGAGCACTTAGCAAGTATCCAAAGCATCTTGAGAAATTCTTCAATCCTGATATATCCAAGGCTTATAGAAACATTGACTTTGATACACACACAGTTAACGAGATAATTGGCAGCCATTTCTATCAGCAAGGCCTATTCGAAATTGGCGACTGTTTTAGAACTGAGGCTAAGGAACCAGAATCTGAAGCTGCTGTGAAATCTCAGTTTCAGGAAATGTTTCAGATAGTTGAAGCAATGAAACGTCGGAACCTAGAGCCAGCACTGAACTGGGCCGTGACTAACTCTGATAAACTCAAACCAAATGGATCGGACCTATTACTGAAACTTCAGAGTCTGCAATTTGTGGAAATACTGCAAAAGGGAAACAGAGATGGAGCTCTCCAGTATGCCAGAACTTATCTTGCTCCTTTTGCTTCTGACCATATGGCTGAAATTCAAAAGCTGATGGTGTGTCTTCTGTGGACCGGAAGGCTTGATCGCTCCCCATACTCTCACTTATTATCTCCAGCCAATTGGGACAAAGTGACTGGAGAGTTAACCAGGCAGTTCTGCAATCTTCTGGGGCAGTCTTACGAGAGCCCATTGAGTGTAACTATAGCTGCAGGGATTCAGGGGTTGCCACCTCTTCTCAAATTTATGAACGTAATGGCAGGAAAGAGACAGGAATGGCAGTCTATGAAGCAGTTACCTGTGCCAGTGGAGTTAGACCGTGAGTTTCAATTCCATTCTATATTTGTGTGTCCAGTGTCTAAGGAACAATCCACTGAAGAAAATCCGCCTATGTTGATGTCATGTGGACATGTGCTTTGCAAGCAGTCTATTACGAAGATGTCAAAGAACGGCACAAAATCCTTCAAGTGTCCATACTGTCCTTCCGATGTCAATTCAGCGCAGTGTAGGCCGCTCGTTTTCTGA